One window of Acidobacteriota bacterium genomic DNA carries:
- a CDS encoding radical SAM protein, protein MSDHHLATRFTCSWPWETLVLLCDGRLVCGCSDPYAKRVLGDARREQVAEVWTGERASRLRLDLDAGGSSFCGDCPLKLPLADDEPAPRRPLDVGRLPSRLYVETTAACNISCFEACCAPETGITRTRQAGMLDFELFRRVVDETAPTLVRIDFFNYGEAFLHKRAVEMCEYIKARYPHVFLYTSTNGLAFTEAQVRRLVASGIDEVTFSIDGATPESYARYRQRGDFAKALATLRAAVDEKRRLGTDVPFLNWRYILFRWNDSDRELALARRLAADVGVDRLCWELTDHPESAFSRRFVRGSADLSAIRHEVWDDNQLGNAIPGATPRARIALPGLAPGASLSAGPGTPLDLVARVRNLCQRPFPARASYGRRLVRLGAQFVRADGGVDRDHARAALPTDLAPGAWIDLPITLPVPATPGRYQVRFDLVYEGIEWFEACGSEVTIREVIVQ, encoded by the coding sequence ATGTCCGACCACCACCTCGCCACGCGCTTCACCTGCTCCTGGCCGTGGGAGACGCTCGTGCTGCTCTGCGACGGGCGGCTCGTCTGCGGCTGCTCCGACCCCTACGCGAAGCGCGTGCTCGGCGACGCGCGGCGCGAACAGGTCGCGGAGGTCTGGACGGGAGAGCGGGCCTCGCGCCTGCGCCTCGACCTCGACGCCGGCGGCTCCAGCTTCTGCGGCGACTGCCCGCTCAAGCTCCCGCTCGCCGACGACGAGCCGGCGCCGCGGCGGCCGCTCGACGTGGGCCGCCTGCCCAGCCGCCTCTACGTCGAGACGACGGCAGCCTGCAACATCTCGTGCTTCGAGGCCTGCTGTGCGCCCGAGACCGGCATCACGCGCACGCGCCAGGCCGGCATGCTCGACTTCGAACTCTTCCGCCGTGTGGTCGACGAGACCGCGCCGACGCTCGTCCGCATCGACTTCTTCAACTACGGCGAGGCGTTCCTCCACAAGCGCGCCGTCGAGATGTGCGAGTACATCAAGGCACGCTACCCGCACGTGTTCCTCTACACCAGCACCAACGGGCTCGCCTTCACCGAGGCGCAGGTGCGCCGGCTCGTCGCGTCGGGTATCGACGAGGTGACCTTCTCGATCGACGGCGCCACGCCCGAGAGCTACGCGCGCTACCGCCAGCGCGGCGACTTCGCGAAGGCCCTCGCCACCCTGCGCGCGGCCGTCGATGAGAAACGCCGGCTCGGCACCGACGTGCCGTTCCTCAACTGGCGCTACATCCTGTTCCGGTGGAACGACAGCGACCGCGAACTGGCCCTGGCGCGCCGGCTGGCGGCCGACGTCGGTGTCGACCGCCTGTGCTGGGAACTGACCGACCACCCGGAGAGCGCCTTCTCGCGCCGGTTCGTGCGCGGCTCGGCCGACCTGTCGGCGATCCGGCACGAGGTCTGGGACGACAACCAGCTCGGCAACGCCATCCCGGGCGCGACGCCGCGCGCCCGAATCGCCCTGCCCGGCCTCGCCCCCGGCGCTTCGTTGTCGGCCGGCCCCGGCACCCCCCTCGACCTCGTCGCGCGCGTCCGCAACCTCTGTCAGCGGCCGTTCCCCGCGCGCGCGTCGTACGGGCGCCGGCTCGTGCGGCTCGGCGCCCAGTTCGTGCGGGCCGACGGCGGCGTCGATCGGGATCACGCGCGGGCCGCCCTCCCCACGGATCTCGCGCCGGGCGCGTGGATCGACCTGCCCATCACGCTGCCCGTCCCGGCCACGCCGGGTCGGTACCAGGTGCGATTCGACCTGGTCTACGAGGGCATCGAGTGGTTCGAGGCCTGCGGATCGGAGGTCACCATCCGCGAGGTGATCGTCCAGTAG
- a CDS encoding UDP-3-O-acyl-N-acetylglucosamine deacetylase, with amino-acid sequence MAAQRTLRRPIACSGIGLHSGRKVSLTLRPAPAGHGIRFVRVDLDGLEIPAAVDYVSSITLATGLARGGASVETVEHLLAALVSQGVDNVLVELSQPEVPIMDGSAAPFIYLIQEAGIRKLGEPRRFLKVIRPVTLAEGDKSVALYPADRFKVSYTISFDHPLLRHQSRTISVDEETFVEEIAPARTFGFLKEVEMMRQRGLALGGSLDNAVVLGETGALNTLRFEDEFVRHKILDAIGDLALVGHPLVGHLVVHRGGHALHTAFGRKLLAETDAWQIVADVAEPSAIGVGARTTVGATPLAR; translated from the coding sequence ATGGCTGCTCAACGTACGCTTCGTCGTCCCATTGCCTGCTCTGGTATCGGGTTGCACTCGGGCCGGAAAGTCTCGCTCACCCTGCGGCCGGCCCCGGCCGGGCATGGGATCCGGTTCGTTCGTGTCGACCTCGACGGCCTCGAGATTCCCGCCGCCGTCGACTACGTGTCGAGCATCACGCTCGCCACGGGTCTTGCCCGCGGAGGCGCGTCGGTCGAAACCGTCGAGCACCTGCTCGCGGCGCTCGTCAGCCAGGGCGTCGACAACGTGCTCGTGGAGTTGAGCCAGCCCGAAGTGCCGATCATGGATGGCAGCGCGGCGCCGTTCATTTATCTCATCCAGGAAGCCGGCATCCGGAAGCTCGGCGAGCCCCGGCGGTTTCTCAAGGTGATCCGGCCCGTCACGCTGGCCGAGGGTGACAAGTCGGTGGCGTTGTACCCCGCCGATCGTTTCAAGGTGTCGTACACGATCAGCTTCGATCACCCGTTGCTCAGGCACCAGTCGCGGACCATCAGCGTCGACGAGGAGACGTTCGTCGAGGAGATCGCGCCGGCGCGCACGTTCGGCTTCCTCAAGGAGGTCGAGATGATGCGGCAGCGCGGGCTCGCGCTCGGCGGGTCGCTCGACAACGCGGTGGTCCTCGGTGAGACGGGCGCGCTCAACACGCTGAGGTTCGAGGACGAGTTCGTCCGCCACAAGATCCTCGATGCCATCGGCGATCTGGCGCTCGTCGGGCACCCGCTCGTCGGCCACCTCGTGGTGCACCGCGGCGGACACGCCCTGCACACCGCGTTTGGCCGGAAACTGCTCGCCGAGACCGATGCCTGGCAGATCGTCGCCGACGTCGCCGAGCCGTCGGCCATCGGCGTCGGCGCCCGGACGACGGTCGGCGCCACGCCGCTCGCGCGCTGA